The Catenuloplanes niger genome includes a window with the following:
- a CDS encoding outer membrane protein assembly factor BamB family protein has protein sequence MVLVAIAAALAVLSAGPASAAPVDPEPVPPVLPPPVSDTDGPTVAEAARLVPAWAVPAGTVSGDALYFAGAVYHAETRVGGADRVGLVRRDTGTGDRLPFAAKAVPGFDIATPVTDGDSVLTITPGDGVVRAYRPDGRPRWTATIPGDQRASWVLATGGLVLAAAEFRCGHHEGDVCERTVLHAFRAGTGRRTWTREIAGGSPVAVAAGDRIAVRTRQDDDALYGDDVVEPGEEPPSFVDDSPSLVTVLTRTGERVWRKAVADGGDLAADARTVHVAGERFCAYRARDGRRLWCAPKGHRHHDVTVADGRVYAGVDDLTVPDDHRVAAFDARTGRRLWTAPGAYPYGPITVGNGVVWLQSNTDMPVTVLLGLRADDGRELRRLPLGEYSSGGVALGVGRVFLLRGGDTVAAFR, from the coding sequence ATGGTGCTTGTCGCGATCGCGGCGGCGCTCGCGGTGCTGTCCGCCGGGCCCGCGTCCGCCGCGCCGGTCGACCCGGAGCCGGTGCCGCCGGTGCTGCCGCCGCCGGTCAGCGACACGGACGGCCCGACCGTGGCGGAGGCCGCGCGGCTCGTGCCCGCGTGGGCCGTGCCCGCCGGCACCGTCAGCGGCGACGCGCTCTACTTCGCCGGCGCGGTCTACCACGCGGAGACGCGGGTCGGCGGTGCGGACCGGGTCGGCCTGGTCCGCCGGGACACCGGGACCGGCGACCGGCTGCCGTTCGCGGCGAAGGCCGTGCCCGGCTTCGACATCGCGACGCCGGTGACCGACGGCGACTCGGTTCTCACGATCACGCCGGGCGACGGTGTCGTGCGCGCCTACCGCCCGGACGGCCGGCCACGGTGGACCGCGACGATCCCCGGTGACCAGCGCGCGTCCTGGGTGCTGGCGACCGGCGGCCTGGTGCTGGCCGCGGCGGAGTTCCGGTGCGGCCACCACGAGGGCGACGTCTGCGAGCGGACCGTGCTGCACGCGTTCCGGGCCGGTACCGGCCGGCGGACGTGGACCCGGGAGATCGCCGGCGGCAGCCCGGTCGCGGTGGCGGCCGGTGACCGGATCGCGGTCCGCACCCGGCAGGACGACGACGCCCTGTACGGCGACGACGTCGTCGAGCCGGGCGAGGAGCCGCCGTCCTTCGTCGACGACTCCCCGTCGCTGGTCACCGTGCTGACGCGGACCGGCGAGCGGGTGTGGCGGAAGGCGGTCGCCGACGGCGGTGACCTCGCCGCGGACGCGCGGACCGTGCACGTGGCCGGCGAGCGGTTCTGCGCCTACCGGGCGCGGGACGGCAGGCGGCTCTGGTGCGCGCCGAAGGGCCACCGCCATCACGACGTGACCGTGGCGGACGGCCGGGTCTACGCCGGCGTCGACGATCTCACGGTGCCGGACGACCACCGGGTCGCGGCGTTCGACGCGCGGACCGGCCGGCGGCTGTGGACCGCGCCGGGCGCGTACCCGTACGGCCCGATCACGGTCGGGAACGGCGTCGTCTGGCTGCAGAGCAACACCGACATGCCGGTCACCGTGCTGCTCGGGCTGCGCGCCGACGACGGCCGTGAGCTGCGCCGGCTGCCGCTCGGCGAGTACAGCAGCGGCGGGGTCGCGCTCGGCGTCGGCCGCGTCTTCCTGCTCCGCGGCGGCGACACCGTCGCGGCGTTCCGCTAG
- a CDS encoding winged helix-turn-helix domain-containing protein, translating to MDDAPWTGVRIDARQLTVLAHPLRARLLAALRVDGAATATRLAERLGTNTGATSYHLRQLAEAGLVIEEDRPGSGKQRWWRAAQDRHSIVAGDFGPDDADAQAALEWLGEFYRTEHARWTARWRAEEREWPAEWRDAVTTNDYLLELTPEQVRALNREVDELMARYRSLPAEEGAETVIVFYENHPMPRDRR from the coding sequence ATGGACGATGCTCCCTGGACCGGCGTGCGGATCGACGCGCGACAGCTGACCGTGCTGGCCCACCCGCTGCGGGCCCGGCTGCTGGCCGCGCTGCGGGTGGACGGCGCCGCGACCGCGACCCGGCTCGCCGAGCGGCTCGGCACCAACACCGGCGCGACCAGCTATCACCTGCGGCAACTCGCCGAGGCCGGGCTGGTGATCGAGGAGGACCGGCCCGGCTCCGGCAAGCAGCGCTGGTGGCGGGCCGCCCAGGACCGGCACAGCATCGTCGCCGGCGACTTCGGGCCGGACGACGCGGACGCGCAGGCCGCGCTGGAGTGGCTGGGCGAGTTCTACCGCACCGAGCACGCCCGGTGGACCGCGCGCTGGAGGGCCGAGGAGAGGGAGTGGCCGGCCGAGTGGCGGGACGCGGTCACCACCAACGACTACCTGCTGGAGCTGACACCGGAACAGGTCCGCGCGCTCAACCGCGAGGTCGACGAGCTGATGGCGCGATACCGGTCGCTGCCGGCCGAGGAGGGCGCGGAGACCGTGATCGTCTTCTACGAGAACCACCCGATGCCGCGGGACCGGCGATGA
- the ctaE gene encoding aa3-type cytochrome oxidase subunit III, with protein sequence MTAAAIDKSRIHSLTRPNMVSVGTIVWLSSELMFFAALFAMYFSIRAAAPEQWEHHTAELNIPYATTFTVILVLSSITCQMGVFAAERGDVHSLRRWFTITFVMGLVFVLGQVNEYITLVGHGIKINADGYGSMFYLTTGFHGLHVTGGLIAFIIFMIRTTMGRFTPAQATAAIVVSYYWHFVDVVWIALFGMIYWIQ encoded by the coding sequence GTGACTGCGGCAGCCATTGACAAGAGCCGGATCCATTCGCTGACCCGACCCAACATGGTCAGCGTCGGCACGATCGTGTGGCTCTCCAGCGAACTGATGTTCTTCGCGGCCCTCTTCGCGATGTACTTCTCCATCCGGGCCGCGGCGCCCGAGCAGTGGGAGCACCACACCGCGGAGCTGAACATCCCGTACGCGACGACGTTCACCGTGATCCTGGTCCTGTCGTCGATCACCTGCCAGATGGGCGTGTTCGCGGCGGAGCGCGGCGACGTGCACTCGCTGCGGCGCTGGTTCACCATCACGTTCGTGATGGGCCTGGTCTTCGTGCTCGGCCAGGTGAACGAGTACATCACGCTCGTCGGCCACGGCATCAAGATCAACGCCGACGGCTACGGGTCGATGTTCTACCTGACCACCGGCTTCCACGGGCTGCACGTCACCGGGGGTCTGATCGCGTTCATCATCTTCATGATCCGGACCACCATGGGCCGCTTCACCCCCGCGCAGGCCACCGCAGCGATCGTCGTGTCCTACTACTGGCACTTCGTCGACGTGGTGTGGATCGCCCTGTTCGGGATGATCTACTGGATCCAGTAG
- the qcrB gene encoding cytochrome bc1 complex cytochrome b subunit: MKRRKLDLGAVPGNVARGADERLQASTPLRGLLNKVFPDHWSFLLGEIALFSFVVLLLTGVFLTLFFDPSMREVVYNGSYPGLRGQLMSAAYASSLDISFDVRGGLIMRQMHHWAALMFMAAIVIHMFRVFFTGAFRKPRETNWVIGVSLFLLGFFAGFTGYSLPDDGLSGTGLRIASAIMLSFPVIGSWLSSSVFGGEFPGMLIIPRFFIAHVLIIPALLLGLIAAHLGLVFAQKHTQWPGPGRTNENVVGERMFPRYAMKQGGFFMAVFGVIAFMAGAFQINPIWLFGPYRASEVSSASQPDWYVMFMDGLVRLMPDWDIFIPLKIGGAEGYVIPPMFWPAGVLLIVLILLPMVYPAIEARLTGDKRIHNLLERPRDNPHRTALGMMAVSFYLIATISGGNDVVADKFHISLNAMTWVGRIGLLIVPPIAYWVTYRICLGLQQHDREVLAHGVETGIIKRLPDGRFVEVHQPLAAPDEHGHTQLEYTGWVVPKKMNRVGALGPAIKGFFFPIEKPVEAPVSPGHPPVDPASKREEVGSSH; this comes from the coding sequence ATGAAACGCCGGAAGCTTGACCTCGGCGCCGTGCCCGGCAACGTGGCACGTGGCGCCGACGAGCGCCTGCAGGCCTCCACGCCTCTGCGCGGCCTGCTGAACAAGGTCTTCCCCGACCACTGGTCCTTCCTGCTGGGCGAGATCGCGCTGTTCTCGTTCGTCGTCCTGCTGCTGACCGGCGTGTTCCTGACCCTCTTCTTCGACCCGTCGATGCGCGAGGTCGTCTACAACGGCTCCTACCCGGGCCTGCGCGGGCAGCTGATGTCCGCGGCGTACGCGTCGTCGCTGGACATCTCGTTCGACGTCCGCGGTGGCCTGATCATGCGGCAGATGCACCACTGGGCCGCGCTCATGTTCATGGCCGCGATCGTCATCCACATGTTCCGGGTGTTCTTCACCGGCGCGTTCCGCAAGCCGCGCGAGACCAACTGGGTCATCGGCGTGTCGCTGTTCCTCCTGGGCTTCTTCGCCGGCTTCACCGGCTATTCCCTCCCGGACGACGGCCTCTCCGGCACCGGTCTCCGCATCGCCTCGGCGATCATGCTGTCCTTCCCGGTCATCGGCTCGTGGCTGTCCAGCTCAGTGTTCGGCGGCGAGTTCCCGGGCATGCTGATCATCCCGCGGTTCTTCATCGCCCACGTGCTGATCATCCCGGCGCTGCTGCTCGGCCTGATCGCGGCGCACCTCGGCCTGGTCTTCGCGCAGAAGCACACGCAGTGGCCCGGCCCGGGCCGGACCAACGAGAACGTGGTCGGCGAGCGCATGTTCCCGCGCTACGCGATGAAGCAGGGCGGCTTCTTCATGGCCGTCTTCGGTGTCATCGCGTTCATGGCCGGCGCCTTCCAGATCAACCCGATCTGGCTGTTCGGGCCGTACCGGGCGTCCGAGGTCTCCTCGGCCTCCCAGCCCGACTGGTACGTCATGTTCATGGACGGCCTGGTCCGCCTGATGCCGGACTGGGACATCTTCATCCCGCTGAAGATCGGTGGCGCCGAGGGCTACGTCATCCCGCCGATGTTCTGGCCGGCCGGCGTCCTGCTGATCGTGCTGATCCTGCTGCCGATGGTCTACCCGGCGATCGAGGCACGGCTCACCGGCGACAAGCGCATCCACAACCTGCTGGAGCGCCCGCGCGACAACCCGCACCGCACCGCGCTCGGCATGATGGCGGTCTCGTTCTACCTCATCGCCACCATCTCCGGCGGCAACGACGTGGTCGCGGACAAGTTCCACATCAGCCTGAACGCGATGACCTGGGTGGGCCGGATCGGTCTGCTGATCGTCCCGCCGATCGCGTACTGGGTGACGTACCGGATCTGCCTGGGCCTCCAGCAGCACGACCGCGAGGTGCTGGCGCACGGCGTGGAGACCGGCATCATCAAGCGGCTGCCGGACGGACGGTTCGTCGAGGTCCACCAGCCGCTGGCGGCGCCGGACGAGCACGGGCACACCCAGCTGGAGTACACGGGCTGGGTCGTGCCGAAGAAGATGAACCGGGTCGGCGCCCTCGGGCCGGCGATCAAGGGCTTCTTCTTCCCGATCGAGAAGCCGGTCGAGGCTCCGGTCTCGCCGGGGCACCCGCCGGTCGACCCCGCCTCGAAGCGCGAGGAAGTCGGCAGCAGCCACTGA
- a CDS encoding cysteine desulfurase family protein: MSSTAQPGPSTAYLDAASAVPLHPVAKQAMMAALADGWADPGKLYSQSRKARHLVEAARATVAECLSVRREELFFTSSGTTAAHAAVLGGLAGRRRAGQTFVHSAIEHSAVLHAATAAGVPTSSVGVNMKGRLDLAAWEAAVRAPGVALAALISASHEAGTVQPVSAAAEICAEAGVPLYVDAAQSIGRMGVPPGWSLLSGSARKWGGPSGVGVLAIRKSMRWVSPYPEDERPYARTPGAIDLPAIVGAAAALRAVTTDAAAEAKRQSALVDRIRTEVPRLVPDVEVVGDPVERLPHLVTFSCLYVDGEALLHALDRRGFAVSSGSSCTSSTLRPSHVLEAMGVLSHGNVRVSLHRDITAADVDRFLTELPGIVAALRAETGL, from the coding sequence GTGTCCTCAACCGCGCAACCCGGACCTTCGACGGCATACCTCGACGCCGCCTCAGCGGTTCCCCTGCATCCGGTCGCCAAACAGGCGATGATGGCCGCGCTCGCCGACGGCTGGGCCGACCCCGGCAAGCTCTACAGCCAGTCCCGCAAGGCCCGGCACCTGGTGGAGGCCGCGCGCGCCACCGTCGCGGAGTGCCTCTCGGTCCGCCGCGAGGAACTCTTCTTCACCTCCAGCGGTACGACCGCGGCGCACGCGGCCGTACTCGGCGGCCTGGCCGGGCGGCGCCGGGCCGGCCAGACCTTTGTGCACTCCGCGATCGAGCACTCCGCCGTGCTGCACGCCGCGACGGCCGCGGGCGTGCCCACGTCGAGCGTCGGCGTGAACATGAAGGGCCGGCTCGACCTGGCCGCCTGGGAGGCCGCGGTGCGGGCGCCGGGCGTGGCGCTGGCCGCGCTGATCAGCGCGTCGCACGAGGCCGGGACCGTGCAGCCGGTCTCCGCGGCCGCGGAGATCTGCGCGGAGGCGGGCGTGCCGCTCTACGTGGACGCGGCGCAGTCGATCGGGCGGATGGGCGTGCCGCCGGGCTGGTCGCTGCTGTCCGGCAGCGCGCGCAAGTGGGGCGGGCCGTCCGGCGTGGGCGTGCTGGCGATCCGCAAGAGCATGCGCTGGGTCTCGCCCTATCCGGAGGATGAGCGGCCCTATGCCCGTACCCCCGGCGCCATCGATCTTCCGGCGATCGTCGGTGCCGCGGCCGCGCTGCGGGCGGTGACCACGGACGCGGCCGCGGAGGCGAAACGGCAGTCCGCGCTGGTCGACCGCATCCGCACCGAGGTGCCGCGGCTGGTGCCGGACGTGGAGGTGGTCGGCGACCCGGTCGAGCGGCTGCCGCATCTGGTCACGTTCTCCTGCCTCTACGTGGACGGTGAGGCGCTGCTGCACGCGCTGGACCGGCGCGGCTTCGCGGTCTCGTCCGGCTCGTCGTGCACCTCGTCCACGCTGCGGCCCAGCCACGTCCTCGAGGCGATGGGCGTGCTGTCGCACGGCAACGTGCGCGTGTCGCTGCACCGCGACATCACCGCGGCGGACGTGGACCGCTTCCTGACCGAGCTGCCCGGCATCGTCGCCGCCCTGCGCGCGGAGACCGGGCTCTAG
- the ctaC gene encoding aa3-type cytochrome oxidase subunit II yields MYREGEAGAVVAKGSGVRASDTGRDNGSRNRRIAGLGFGGMLLVALLSGCDVGAAFGGFGWPQGGITPQSQRMYDLWIGSVVAALVVGVFVWGLIFWCVIRYRKRGEELPPQTRFNMPMEVLYTVTPVLVVCVLFYYTAIVQTDVDRISKDPDVTVEVVAFKWNWQFNYLAEPGEDAQVLASTIGSTDEIPLLVLPTGQKIRFEETSRDVIHSFWVPELLFKRDVLPGSARNVFEVTIDTEGRYVGRCAELCGTYHSMMNFELVSVSPERYQQFLAAKQAGQSTPEAMATIGFTGDDRFAVTTEPFETKRDNNNFNGSQAEGTGR; encoded by the coding sequence ATGTACCGCGAAGGAGAGGCAGGAGCAGTGGTCGCAAAGGGTTCGGGCGTGCGCGCCTCGGACACGGGACGGGACAACGGCTCCCGCAACCGGCGGATCGCCGGACTCGGCTTCGGCGGCATGTTGCTGGTCGCCCTGCTGAGCGGCTGTGACGTCGGTGCGGCCTTCGGTGGCTTCGGCTGGCCGCAGGGCGGGATCACGCCCCAGAGCCAGCGGATGTACGACCTGTGGATCGGCTCCGTGGTCGCGGCCCTGGTGGTCGGCGTCTTCGTGTGGGGCCTGATCTTCTGGTGCGTCATCCGCTACCGGAAGCGTGGCGAGGAGCTGCCTCCGCAGACGCGGTTCAACATGCCGATGGAGGTGCTCTACACGGTCACGCCGGTGCTCGTGGTGTGCGTGCTCTTCTACTACACCGCCATCGTGCAGACCGATGTGGACCGGATCTCCAAGGACCCGGACGTCACCGTCGAGGTCGTCGCGTTCAAGTGGAACTGGCAGTTCAACTACCTGGCCGAGCCGGGTGAGGACGCCCAGGTGCTGGCGTCGACGATCGGCTCGACCGACGAGATCCCGCTGCTGGTCCTGCCGACCGGGCAGAAGATCCGGTTCGAGGAGACCAGCCGCGACGTGATCCACTCGTTCTGGGTGCCGGAGCTGCTGTTCAAGCGCGACGTGCTGCCGGGCAGCGCGCGCAACGTCTTCGAGGTCACGATCGACACCGAGGGCCGGTACGTCGGCCGGTGCGCCGAGCTGTGCGGCACGTACCACTCGATGATGAACTTCGAGCTGGTCTCCGTCTCGCCCGAGCGCTACCAGCAGTTCCTGGCCGCGAAGCAGGCCGGTCAGTCGACGCCCGAGGCGATGGCGACGATCGGCTTCACCGGTGACGACCGGTTCGCGGTCACCACGGAGCCGTTCGAGACCAAGCGCGACAACAACAACTTCAACGGCTCGCAGGCCGAGGGTACGGGGAGGTAG
- a CDS encoding cytochrome c oxidase subunit 4, translating into MKAEYRMFGGVALFLFAAAALYGFWTQGDSDAGQLEWVGTVALILSGLLCSMCAGFFWFVSRRIDPRPEDRPDAEIAEGAGEVGFFSPGSYWPFGLALSCALTALGLVFFMWWLIGIGLIAVIFSACGLLFEYYSGTRRPVEF; encoded by the coding sequence ATGAAGGCTGAATATCGGATGTTCGGCGGTGTCGCCCTCTTCCTCTTCGCCGCGGCCGCGCTCTACGGGTTCTGGACCCAGGGCGACTCGGACGCGGGCCAGCTGGAGTGGGTCGGCACGGTCGCGCTGATCCTCTCCGGACTGCTCTGCTCGATGTGCGCTGGCTTCTTCTGGTTCGTCTCGCGGCGCATCGACCCGCGCCCGGAGGACCGTCCGGACGCGGAGATCGCCGAGGGCGCGGGCGAGGTCGGCTTCTTCAGCCCGGGCAGCTACTGGCCGTTCGGCCTGGCGCTGTCCTGCGCGCTCACCGCGCTGGGCCTGGTCTTCTTCATGTGGTGGCTGATCGGCATCGGCCTGATCGCGGTCATCTTCTCCGCGTGCGGCCTGCTCTTCGAGTACTACTCCGGCACCCGCCGGCCGGTCGAGTTCTAG
- the qcrA gene encoding cytochrome bc1 complex Rieske iron-sulfur subunit, whose product MSTKTPSTSTEPVDINDPKLSRFEIIREGARRDDIEIVHYEPQFPPGSKAEKRMVRIVATFFLITGVASLAFLGVFIFWPWEYEHGAYTLSKFYTPLLGVTLGIALLGIGFGILTWAKKLLPHEISVQDRHVGTDPESQKLTGETALYMLDELGLKRRPLLKGAIGLGLAPVAVVAAAPLIGGLIKDPHGEERQSMYKTGFNPVYNDGNLVRLVQQDGSPVRPEDVSAGGQITVFPGIEHGNTNEWADSPTLLIHLREDDARKAAAAADADEINRGAYYGNYVAFTKICSHAGCPASLYEQQTNRLLCPCHQSQFLIIDNARPVFGPAHKRLAMLPIDVDSEGFFVAKSDYKETVGPDFWERP is encoded by the coding sequence GTGAGCACTAAGACTCCGTCCACCTCCACGGAACCGGTGGACATCAACGACCCGAAGCTCTCCCGTTTCGAGATCATCCGTGAGGGTGCGCGGCGGGACGACATCGAGATCGTGCACTACGAGCCGCAGTTTCCGCCCGGCAGCAAGGCCGAGAAGCGGATGGTCCGGATCGTCGCCACGTTCTTCCTGATCACCGGCGTCGCCTCGCTCGCGTTCCTCGGCGTCTTCATCTTCTGGCCGTGGGAGTACGAGCACGGCGCGTACACGCTGAGCAAGTTCTACACGCCGCTGCTCGGCGTCACGCTCGGCATCGCGCTGCTCGGCATCGGCTTCGGCATCCTGACCTGGGCCAAGAAGCTGCTCCCGCACGAGATCTCGGTGCAGGACCGGCACGTCGGCACGGACCCGGAGTCGCAGAAGCTGACCGGCGAGACCGCGCTCTACATGCTCGACGAGCTGGGTCTCAAGCGCCGCCCGCTGCTGAAGGGCGCGATCGGCCTCGGCCTCGCGCCGGTCGCCGTGGTCGCGGCCGCCCCGCTGATCGGCGGTCTGATCAAGGACCCGCACGGCGAGGAGCGCCAGTCGATGTACAAGACCGGCTTCAACCCGGTCTACAACGACGGCAACCTGGTCCGGCTGGTCCAGCAGGACGGTTCGCCGGTCCGCCCGGAGGACGTCAGCGCGGGCGGCCAGATCACGGTCTTCCCGGGCATCGAGCACGGCAACACGAACGAGTGGGCTGACTCGCCCACGCTGCTGATCCACCTGCGTGAGGACGACGCGCGGAAGGCGGCGGCCGCGGCCGACGCCGACGAGATCAACCGTGGTGCGTACTACGGGAACTATGTCGCTTTTACCAAGATCTGTTCGCACGCCGGCTGCCCCGCCAGCCTCTACGAGCAGCAGACAAACCGGCTGCTGTGCCCCTGCCACCAGTCGCAGTTCCTTATCATTGACAACGCCCGGCCAGTGTTCGGCCCCGCGCACAAGCGGCTCGCGATGCTGCCGATCGACGTCGACAGCGAGGGCTTCTTCGTGGCGAAGTCGGACTACAAGGAGACCGTCGGGCCGGACTTCTGGGAGCGGCCATGA
- the trpD gene encoding anthranilate phosphoribosyltransferase, whose product MGERTWPNLLSALLRADELSTEDTWWAMNEIVTGNATPAQVAGFAVALRAKGETPAELSGLVDAMLANAVPVTLPEETRTGAVDIVGTGGDRAHTVNISTMAAVVVAAAGVPVVKHGNRAASSSCGAADLLEHLGIPLDLGPEGVARTVREAGIGFCFAARFHPGFRFVGPPRRELGVPTAFNFLGPLTNPARPTSGAVGCFDPRMAPVMAGVFAARGDSVLVMRGEDGLDEFSTAAPTRVWVAAGGTVTEQLVDAVELGLPRSAPGDLRGGDVAFNGAAARRFFAGETGPVRDAVLLNAAAGLAARTGLQGDVREALSDGLKRAAEAVDSGATESLLARWVDAATAAKAAE is encoded by the coding sequence ATGGGCGAACGGACCTGGCCGAATCTGCTCTCCGCACTGCTGCGAGCCGACGAGCTGTCCACCGAGGACACCTGGTGGGCGATGAACGAGATCGTCACCGGGAACGCGACGCCCGCGCAGGTGGCCGGCTTCGCCGTGGCACTGCGGGCCAAGGGCGAGACGCCGGCCGAGCTGTCCGGCCTGGTCGACGCGATGCTGGCGAACGCGGTGCCGGTGACGCTGCCGGAGGAGACCCGGACCGGCGCGGTGGACATCGTCGGCACCGGCGGTGACCGCGCCCACACGGTGAACATCTCCACGATGGCCGCGGTCGTGGTGGCCGCGGCCGGCGTGCCGGTGGTCAAGCACGGCAACCGCGCCGCGTCGTCCTCGTGCGGCGCGGCCGACCTGCTGGAACACCTCGGCATCCCGCTCGACCTGGGACCGGAGGGCGTGGCCCGGACCGTGCGCGAGGCCGGCATCGGCTTCTGCTTCGCGGCGCGGTTCCACCCCGGTTTCCGGTTCGTCGGCCCGCCGCGGCGCGAGCTCGGCGTGCCGACCGCGTTCAACTTCCTCGGCCCGCTGACCAACCCGGCGCGGCCGACCTCGGGCGCGGTCGGCTGCTTCGACCCCCGGATGGCGCCGGTGATGGCCGGCGTGTTCGCGGCCCGCGGCGACTCGGTGCTGGTCATGCGCGGCGAGGACGGGCTGGACGAGTTCAGCACGGCCGCGCCGACCCGGGTCTGGGTCGCGGCCGGCGGCACCGTCACCGAGCAGCTCGTCGACGCGGTGGAGCTGGGTCTGCCCCGCTCGGCCCCGGGCGACCTGCGCGGCGGTGACGTCGCGTTCAACGGCGCGGCCGCCCGGCGCTTCTTCGCCGGCGAGACCGGCCCGGTCCGGGACGCCGTGCTGCTCAACGCGGCCGCCGGCCTCGCCGCCCGGACCGGACTTCAGGGTGACGTGCGGGAGGCGCTCAGCGACGGCCTGAAGCGGGCCGCCGAGGCCGTCGACTCCGGCGCCACGGAGTCGCTGCTGGCCAGGTGGGTCGACGCGGCCACCGCCGCCAAGGCCGCGGAGTAG
- the qcrC gene encoding cytochrome bc1 complex diheme cytochrome c subunit, which produces MTSDSPARRAGRGGGFRSRWRRGRNSPPSKLRRRAGAAVRMVAALMLAGGVYTLLAPSAQAQEDVALSTAAAQGKEIFDNSCITCHGRNAQGIEGRGPSLIGVGSASVEFQVETGRMPMVRQEAQAEEKMPQFNDEQAQQLAQYIQELGGGPEIPDGPLTHDINADPDALSRGGELFRLNCTSCHGFGGGGGALSSGKFAPALTDVSERHIYAAMLSGPQNMPVFGDNQLTPDEKRDIITYITGQLQEGGDPGGFNLGRFGPITEGLAIFLVGITALVFTCLWIAGKS; this is translated from the coding sequence ATGACTTCTGATTCCCCCGCCCGGCGTGCGGGCCGCGGCGGTGGCTTCCGCTCGCGGTGGCGCCGTGGGCGTAACTCGCCGCCGAGCAAGCTCCGGCGCCGCGCCGGTGCCGCGGTGCGGATGGTCGCCGCGCTGATGCTGGCCGGAGGCGTCTACACGCTTCTCGCGCCGAGCGCCCAGGCGCAGGAGGACGTCGCGCTCTCCACCGCGGCTGCGCAGGGCAAGGAGATCTTCGACAACAGCTGCATCACCTGCCATGGCCGCAACGCCCAGGGCATCGAGGGCCGCGGCCCGAGCCTGATCGGCGTCGGCTCCGCCTCCGTCGAGTTCCAGGTCGAGACCGGGCGCATGCCCATGGTCCGCCAGGAGGCGCAGGCCGAGGAGAAGATGCCGCAGTTCAACGACGAGCAGGCACAGCAGCTCGCGCAGTACATCCAGGAGCTCGGCGGCGGCCCGGAGATCCCGGACGGCCCGCTGACCCACGACATCAACGCGGACCCGGACGCGCTCTCCCGCGGTGGCGAGCTGTTCCGGCTCAACTGCACCTCCTGCCACGGCTTCGGCGGCGGCGGCGGCGCGCTCTCGTCCGGCAAGTTCGCGCCGGCGCTCACCGACGTCAGCGAGCGGCACATCTACGCGGCCATGCTCTCCGGCCCGCAGAACATGCCGGTCTTCGGCGACAACCAGCTGACGCCGGACGAGAAGCGGGACATCATCACCTACATCACCGGCCAGCTGCAGGAGGGCGGCGACCCGGGCGGCTTCAACCTCGGCCGCTTCGGCCCGATCACCGAGGGGCTGGCCATCTTCCTGGTCGGCATCACGGCGCTGGTCTTCACGTGCCTCTGGATTGCGGGGAAGTCGTGA
- a CDS encoding cytochrome c oxidase assembly protein: protein MEPLTGSKFFTEASVDSWLAAGLVVGAALYLYGVYRLRLRGDHWPALRTFCFLALGFGSVAVVTLSGLHAYDTTVISVHMVQHMVLSMVAPIFLALGAPVTLALRVLPKRPKATLLAVLHSRPAKVVTHPLYAYAIFVINPFVLYFTGLYRVSLENSFVHELVHLHFLATGCLFFWPLLGLDPLPNRWPYPGRALLMLLSVPFHTVLGLTIMQSTTLLGGDWYPNLGLTWLDPYTDQKTAGGILWAGGEIVSVTMLGVLILQWIRQQEREARRVDRQLDREEAAAASAASAVAEDDNPGTGTDEIRRAGASPSGG from the coding sequence GTGGAGCCGCTGACCGGGAGCAAGTTCTTCACCGAGGCCAGCGTGGACAGCTGGCTCGCCGCCGGCCTGGTCGTGGGCGCGGCGCTCTACCTCTACGGCGTGTATCGGCTGCGGCTGCGCGGCGACCACTGGCCGGCGCTACGGACCTTCTGCTTCCTCGCGCTCGGCTTCGGCTCGGTCGCGGTCGTGACGCTGAGCGGCCTGCACGCGTACGACACCACGGTCATCTCGGTCCACATGGTCCAGCACATGGTGCTGTCGATGGTGGCGCCGATCTTCCTGGCCCTGGGCGCGCCGGTCACGCTGGCGCTGCGGGTGCTGCCCAAGCGACCCAAGGCCACGCTGCTGGCGGTGCTGCACAGCCGGCCGGCGAAGGTGGTGACGCACCCGCTCTACGCGTACGCGATCTTCGTCATCAACCCGTTCGTCCTCTACTTCACCGGCCTCTACCGGGTCAGCCTGGAGAACTCGTTCGTCCACGAGCTGGTCCACCTGCACTTCCTGGCGACCGGCTGCCTGTTCTTCTGGCCGCTGCTGGGCCTGGACCCGCTGCCGAACCGCTGGCCGTACCCGGGTCGCGCGCTGCTGATGCTGCTCTCCGTGCCGTTCCACACCGTGCTCGGCCTGACGATCATGCAGAGCACCACGCTGCTCGGCGGCGACTGGTACCCGAACCTGGGGCTGACCTGGCTCGATCCGTACACGGACCAGAAGACCGCGGGCGGCATCCTGTGGGCGGGCGGCGAGATCGTCAGTGTCACCATGCTCGGCGTGCTGATCCTGCAGTGGATCCGCCAGCAGGAACGCGAGGCCCGCCGGGTGGACCGGCAGCTCGACCGCGAGGAGGCAGCGGCGGCCTCGGCAGCCTCGGCGGTCGCCGAAGACGACAATCCGGGCACCGGTACGGACGAGATCAGGCGTGCCGGGGCCTCCCCTTCCGGCGGCTGA